The Streptomyces sp. NBC_01775 genome includes a region encoding these proteins:
- a CDS encoding oxidoreductase produces the protein MQQQKWLITGVSTGLGRAFAQAAVAAGHTVVGTVRSEEDLRAFEGLKPGYAHGRILDVTDGDAVSNVVAEVEQSVGPLDVVVANAGYGLEGTFEETPLTEVRRQFEVNVFGAVATLQAALPHMRRRRRGHLMAVTSMGGLMAVPGMSAYCGSKFALEGILEALGKEVAQFGIHVTAIEPGSFRTDWAGRSMTRAAQSIDDYDELFAPIREARQKASGNQLGNPAKAGDAVVHITSVDQPPAHLVLGSDALRLVTAARTAVDEDIRAWEPLSRTTDFTEGAQL, from the coding sequence GTGCAGCAGCAGAAGTGGCTCATCACCGGCGTCAGCACGGGCCTCGGCCGTGCCTTCGCCCAGGCCGCCGTGGCCGCCGGGCACACCGTCGTTGGAACGGTCCGCTCCGAGGAGGACCTGCGGGCCTTCGAAGGGCTGAAACCCGGGTACGCTCACGGCCGCATCCTGGATGTGACCGACGGCGACGCCGTCTCGAATGTGGTCGCGGAGGTGGAGCAGAGCGTCGGTCCTTTGGATGTCGTCGTCGCCAACGCCGGCTACGGCCTGGAGGGCACCTTCGAGGAAACCCCGCTGACCGAGGTGCGGCGGCAGTTCGAGGTCAACGTGTTCGGGGCAGTGGCCACCCTCCAGGCGGCCCTGCCCCACATGCGCCGACGCCGCCGCGGACACCTGATGGCCGTCACCTCCATGGGAGGGCTCATGGCCGTACCTGGCATGTCCGCCTACTGCGGCAGCAAGTTCGCCCTGGAAGGCATCCTGGAAGCACTGGGCAAGGAGGTCGCACAGTTCGGGATCCACGTGACGGCGATCGAGCCCGGCTCCTTCCGCACCGACTGGGCCGGACGGTCCATGACACGCGCCGCCCAGTCCATCGACGACTACGACGAGCTGTTCGCCCCCATCCGAGAGGCGCGGCAGAAGGCCAGCGGGAACCAGCTGGGCAATCCGGCCAAGGCCGGGGACGCCGTCGTGCACATCACCTCGGTGGACCAGCCGCCGGCCCACCTGGTCCTGGGCTCGGACGCGCTGCGACTGGTCACCGCCGCACGCACGGCCGTGGACGAGGACATCCGCGCATGGGAGCCCCTCTCCCGTACGACTGACTTTACCGAGGGAGCTCAGCTCTGA
- a CDS encoding helix-turn-helix domain-containing protein, with product MHGRRPRFHVRVALVALTAPSGRLSVSEVAAHWQFADSHFIRAFKRHYGRTPAEYVRSTRPA from the coding sequence GTGCACGGAAGGCGTCCTCGGTTCCATGTGCGCGTCGCCCTCGTCGCTCTCACCGCCCCGTCCGGCCGGCTCAGCGTCTCGGAAGTCGCCGCCCACTGGCAGTTCGCGGACAGCCACTTCATCCGGGCCTTCAAGAGGCACTACGGCCGGACTCCTGCCGAGTACGTCCGCTCGACCAGGCCGGCCTGA
- a CDS encoding aldo/keto reductase: MQHRTLGSQGLEVSAIGYGAMGLTMAYGPTDEEAGVAALRRAHDLGVTFFDTAEMYGWGTGSNEILVGKAVRDFRDDVVLATKFGVDMSVPPEQIGGALNSRPDNIRKVADNSLRYLGVDHIDVFYQHRVDPEVPIEEVAGTVEELIDAGKVKYFGLSEAGPETIRKAHAVQPVSVLQTEYSLFERDVEQLFPTLDELGIGFVAYSPLGRGFITGTAKPAGQYEATDMRNVDPRWQPGNFEKNLEAVDQLAELAAAKDATVSQLALAWLLTRGEHIVPIPGTRSPKRIEENAGAADLTLADADLKAIDEILPLGGFGARYTEGHVPTWI, encoded by the coding sequence ATGCAGCACCGGACACTGGGAAGCCAGGGCCTTGAGGTCTCGGCGATCGGCTACGGCGCGATGGGCCTGACGATGGCCTACGGACCCACCGACGAGGAGGCCGGCGTCGCCGCCCTCCGCCGCGCCCACGACCTGGGCGTCACCTTCTTCGACACCGCCGAGATGTACGGCTGGGGCACCGGATCCAACGAGATCCTGGTCGGCAAGGCGGTCAGGGACTTCCGCGACGACGTGGTCCTGGCCACCAAGTTCGGAGTCGACATGTCCGTGCCTCCCGAGCAGATCGGCGGCGCCCTCAACAGTCGGCCCGACAACATCCGCAAGGTCGCCGACAACAGCCTGCGCTACCTCGGCGTGGATCACATCGACGTCTTCTACCAGCACCGCGTCGACCCCGAGGTGCCCATCGAGGAGGTCGCGGGCACCGTCGAGGAGCTGATCGACGCGGGCAAGGTGAAGTACTTCGGCCTCAGCGAGGCCGGACCCGAGACGATCCGCAAGGCGCACGCCGTGCAGCCGGTTTCCGTCCTGCAGACCGAGTACTCCCTGTTCGAACGGGACGTCGAGCAGCTCTTCCCCACCCTGGACGAGCTCGGTATCGGCTTCGTCGCCTACTCCCCCCTCGGCCGCGGGTTCATCACCGGCACCGCCAAGCCCGCCGGCCAGTACGAAGCCACCGACATGCGCAACGTCGACCCGCGCTGGCAGCCGGGCAACTTCGAGAAGAATCTCGAAGCCGTCGACCAGCTCGCCGAGCTCGCGGCGGCCAAGGACGCCACCGTCTCCCAGCTGGCTCTGGCCTGGCTCCTGACCCGGGGCGAGCACATCGTGCCGATCCCCGGCACCCGCAGCCCGAAGCGCATCGAGGAGAACGCCGGCGCCGCCGACCTCACCCTCGCCGACGCCGACCTCAAGGCCATCGACGAGATCCTGCCTCTGGGCGGCTTCGGCGCCCGCTACACCGAGGGGCACGTGCCCACCTGGATCTGA
- a CDS encoding flavodoxin family protein, whose amino-acid sequence MSDISIVIASHSGYGHTAQIATAVADGARSAAGTRVHHVDVASLSDADWELMDAADAIIFGTPTYMGTASGAFHAFAEATSKRWMTRAWSDKLAAGFTNSGSMSGDKLHTLQYLSLLAAQHGMLWVSLNLLPGWNTTTSTPQDDNRLGFYLGAGAQSFNDTPAVHDADLNTARHLGRRVAEHTRIHRAGLTAATH is encoded by the coding sequence ATGTCCGATATCTCGATCGTCATCGCGTCGCACTCCGGCTACGGCCACACCGCGCAGATCGCCACGGCCGTCGCGGACGGCGCACGCTCCGCCGCCGGGACGCGGGTCCACCACGTGGACGTCGCCTCCCTCAGCGACGCCGACTGGGAACTGATGGACGCCGCGGACGCCATCATCTTCGGCACCCCCACCTACATGGGCACCGCGTCGGGGGCGTTCCACGCCTTCGCCGAGGCCACCAGCAAGCGGTGGATGACCCGCGCCTGGAGCGACAAGCTCGCGGCGGGATTCACCAACTCCGGCTCCATGAGCGGCGACAAGCTGCACACCCTGCAATACCTCTCGCTCCTGGCGGCCCAGCACGGAATGCTCTGGGTAAGCCTGAACCTCCTGCCGGGCTGGAACACCACCACATCCACCCCCCAGGACGACAACCGCCTCGGCTTCTACCTCGGCGCCGGCGCACAGAGCTTCAACGACACCCCCGCGGTCCACGACGCAGACCTGAACACCGCCCGCCACCTCGGCCGACGCGTCGCCGAGCACACCCGCATCCACCGCGCCGGACTGACCGCCGCAACGCACTGA
- a CDS encoding TetR/AcrR family transcriptional regulator — MDEGRRAARRQVLQVAAKLLEEGGSEAVSTRAVAAAAGITAPALYRMFDDKDGLLAELAAYGFEMYLAEKREALALTPDDPVADLYRGWDLHVDFGVQHPAFYMLMYGTVRPGRRPPAADEAHALLVRLLGRAAEAGRLRVPVEQATRVIHAATTGATLALIGEQSSERDLTLSARLRDTVIASVTTDSPASSGPDLASRALALDAALETALTAGPPAAGAGVPLRGTETALLREWLQQLAG, encoded by the coding sequence ATGGATGAGGGACGACGCGCCGCGCGGCGCCAAGTGCTACAGGTGGCCGCGAAGCTTTTGGAGGAGGGTGGCAGCGAGGCGGTCTCCACGCGCGCTGTCGCCGCCGCCGCGGGCATCACGGCCCCCGCGCTCTACCGGATGTTCGACGACAAGGACGGACTCCTGGCCGAGCTGGCCGCCTACGGGTTCGAGATGTACCTGGCCGAGAAACGGGAGGCGCTGGCGCTGACCCCCGACGACCCGGTGGCCGACCTCTACCGCGGCTGGGACCTGCACGTCGACTTCGGAGTGCAGCACCCCGCGTTCTACATGCTCATGTACGGCACTGTGCGGCCCGGGCGGCGGCCCCCGGCCGCGGACGAGGCGCACGCCCTGCTGGTGAGACTGCTGGGCCGGGCGGCCGAGGCCGGGCGCCTTCGGGTTCCGGTGGAGCAGGCGACCCGCGTCATCCACGCGGCGACAACGGGTGCCACGCTGGCGCTGATCGGGGAACAGTCCTCGGAGCGGGACCTGACCCTTTCGGCACGGCTGCGGGACACCGTCATCGCCTCGGTCACCACGGACTCGCCCGCCTCATCCGGGCCGGACCTGGCCTCGCGCGCACTCGCCCTCGATGCCGCACTCGAAACCGCGCTCACCGCCGGGCCCCCGGCTGCGGGCGCCGGGGTACCTCTGCGAGGCACGGAGACGGCTCTGCTGCGCGAGTGGCTACAGCAGCTGGCAGGCTGA
- a CDS encoding TetR/AcrR family transcriptional regulator, which yields MRQRMAEKRAALIQGARKVFGRDGYTRTSIDSIAKEAVVSTRTIYNHFPGGKVQLFRAVVLEGSESVVEARLDAIDRRLHKVTAADLEQDLVEFVQAWVAPLRQFADHFAVVRQMRVESAHVPEEFLTAWRRSGPQRASDAVAERFERLAADGLLATDDPARAARHLLLLTVAEINEQSFDGTLPLSEEAEGTIIESGVRAFLRGYAPR from the coding sequence ATGAGGCAGCGCATGGCGGAGAAGCGGGCGGCCCTCATACAGGGCGCGCGCAAGGTCTTCGGGCGGGACGGCTATACGCGCACGAGCATCGACTCGATCGCCAAGGAGGCCGTGGTCTCCACCCGCACGATCTACAACCACTTCCCCGGTGGCAAGGTCCAGCTCTTCCGGGCCGTGGTGCTCGAGGGCTCGGAGTCGGTCGTCGAGGCGCGTCTCGACGCGATCGACCGTCGGCTGCACAAGGTGACCGCGGCCGACCTGGAGCAGGACCTCGTCGAGTTCGTACAGGCCTGGGTCGCCCCGTTGCGCCAATTCGCCGACCATTTCGCGGTCGTCCGGCAGATGCGGGTCGAAAGTGCCCATGTCCCGGAGGAGTTCCTCACGGCCTGGCGGCGGAGCGGACCGCAGCGGGCGTCCGACGCGGTGGCCGAGCGGTTCGAGCGGCTGGCCGCCGACGGGCTGCTCGCGACGGACGATCCGGCGCGGGCGGCCCGCCACTTGCTGCTGCTCACGGTGGCCGAGATCAACGAGCAGAGCTTCGACGGGACGCTGCCGCTCTCGGAGGAGGCGGAGGGCACCATCATCGAGTCGGGCGTACGGGCCTTCCTCCGGGGATACGCACCGCGTTGA
- a CDS encoding dienelactone hydrolase family protein: MPIKSLRIPTADGQADAFAAFPDGDGRHPGVLMYADAFGIRPVLREMARELAGHGYYVLVPNFFYRHGPAPLIELPEHIGEEVRPAVIAQLMPLIEAHTAERVLSDADAYLGFLTAQPEVGAGPVAVTGYCIGGLLAMRTAAAHPGQVAAVAGFHGPVGADGPDSLRRLFSELTAQVHLGHAETDMTPEALGELNQALDAAGISYTSEIYPGTIHGFTMSDTDAFSPAALKHHWDRLLPLLDRTLANS; the protein is encoded by the coding sequence TTGCCCATCAAGTCACTGCGGATTCCCACCGCGGACGGCCAGGCCGACGCTTTCGCCGCCTTCCCCGACGGCGACGGGCGGCACCCGGGTGTGCTGATGTACGCGGACGCCTTCGGTATCCGGCCCGTGCTGCGGGAGATGGCCCGCGAACTGGCCGGGCACGGGTACTACGTGCTCGTCCCCAACTTCTTCTACCGCCACGGCCCGGCACCGCTGATCGAACTTCCCGAGCACATCGGAGAAGAGGTCCGGCCCGCGGTCATCGCCCAACTGATGCCCTTGATCGAGGCGCACACCGCCGAACGTGTCCTGAGCGACGCCGACGCCTACCTCGGATTCCTCACCGCCCAGCCCGAGGTCGGCGCCGGACCGGTCGCGGTGACCGGCTACTGTATAGGCGGCCTCCTGGCGATGCGCACCGCCGCGGCCCACCCCGGCCAGGTGGCCGCCGTCGCCGGATTCCACGGCCCCGTGGGCGCCGACGGGCCCGACAGCCTGCGCCGCCTCTTCTCCGAGCTCACCGCCCAGGTCCACCTCGGCCACGCCGAAACCGACATGACGCCCGAGGCCCTCGGCGAGCTCAACCAGGCCCTGGATGCCGCAGGTATCAGCTACACCTCCGAGATCTACCCCGGCACCATCCACGGCTTCACCATGTCCGACACCGACGCCTTCAGCCCCGCCGCACTGAAGCACCACTGGGACCGCCTGCTTCCCCTCCTCGACCGCACCTTGGCCAACAGCTGA
- a CDS encoding DUF1062 domain-containing protein, whose translation MLENWAVVPTCLPVILRRCHACASERFRASGKFRVNAHHKLLDVWLLALCTVCGDTTKLTVLERMNVRSIRPELLDRLHHNDPGLTAELLQDPVVRRRNRIALDWDNAWRLDTGGPDQLEDEAIEVSVRFAARIPVRPARLIAEGFGFPRAEVERLIAEGNLVSAVRLSGKLSGDFTFTLKR comes from the coding sequence GTGCTCGAAAACTGGGCGGTCGTGCCCACCTGCCTGCCTGTCATCCTCCGCCGTTGCCACGCGTGCGCCTCCGAGCGCTTCCGGGCGAGCGGCAAATTCCGCGTCAACGCACACCACAAGCTCCTCGACGTCTGGCTCCTCGCGCTGTGCACCGTTTGCGGGGATACCACCAAGCTCACCGTCCTGGAACGGATGAACGTGCGCTCCATACGACCTGAGCTCCTGGACCGGCTGCACCACAACGACCCCGGTCTGACAGCCGAGTTGCTCCAGGACCCGGTCGTGCGGCGACGAAACCGCATCGCCCTCGACTGGGACAACGCCTGGCGCCTCGACACCGGCGGACCGGATCAGCTGGAGGACGAGGCGATCGAGGTCTCGGTCCGCTTTGCGGCGCGGATCCCTGTCCGGCCGGCGCGACTGATCGCCGAAGGTTTCGGCTTTCCGCGAGCCGAGGTCGAGAGACTGATCGCCGAGGGGAATCTCGTATCGGCAGTCCGCCTGAGCGGCAAGCTCTCCGGCGACTTCACCTTCACGCTCAAGCGCTGA